In a single window of the Leisingera daeponensis DSM 23529 genome:
- a CDS encoding amino acid adenylation domain-containing protein, whose translation MSTPDSLLSTPVAARPQQTDITRALLRAASERTSLVDMLMLQVRCRSEEIAVCDDTSALRYSDLAEYAARLAARLKRAGVGAGSRVGLFADSSAEMMAGLWGILFSGGAYLPLGTDYPVDRLTYMIRDAGVDVIVTQDKLRGRLAEMILPGVTVITLDALDAVPSGEDSDCLCGPALLEDDLAYMIYTSGTTGAPKGVGISHAAILNQLTWLQTEQKLRVGEVILQKTPVSFDAAQWELLAVCCGVRVVMGRPGVYRDPEALIEQIKQHGVTMLQGVPTLLQALVDLPAFENCTTLTSLFSGGEALTRKLATRIFEARPGCRLVNLYGPTECTINATAQTVDPAGLENGPEMIPIGQPAANTSCWVLDENLQPVADGVSGELYISGRQLANGYHNRDELTAERFITWISPAGGMPLRLYKTGDLVRRNPDGGLQFQGRADNQVKFRGYRIELDEIRLAIENHDWVKAAGVFIKPHARTGQPVLAAGIELNPREAPLMDQGNAGAHHHSKKSRLQVRAQLSGAGLRSAAETEGRKTYALAGKEAGAAQRQLAFARKTYRFYEGGEVTAGDVLSVLTQPEQPASGTGGLEQLSAQDLGYLLRWLGQFTSAERLLPKHAYASPGALNATQVYVELANVAGFEPGYYYYHPARHELVQTAPRPASAAPVMQLHFVGKIPAIEPVYKNNIREVLEFETGHILGLMDHILPSHGLGIGAGTDAPDALPHLHCGPGHVYIAGYAVTAHADRQTELPVDFYVQAHGSKVSGLAPGHYAYRDGGLQPFSRHIMEQRHVIAINQRVYQRASGMISMVSRDAERWHAYIDLGRSLQRVQQNSCRIGTMSSGYSSKSGNDLVAATRLKEILNEHGFACGACYSAVFGKVSAEQIAHEGMHEDSVHMEGPAELIRRDLQSLLPDYMVPSKLALVPSIPCSASGKVDVNALKAFPEFDDAAAEREIIKPRNETETALAEIWCAQIGLEDVSVQDDFFEIGGDSLKAVKLVQGINRAFDTSLPVQVLFEDTTIEALARRLTEGGAGSGLSRAVPLKKGTGSPVFCWPGLGGYPMNLRHLAQALGTPRPVIGVQASGVNPGEQVCGSIQDMAARDAELIREAHPEGPYTLWGYSFGARVAYETAYQLEQAGCEVAELTLIAPGSPELPGGDPVRAEEAALFRDASFLTILYSVFSQTIAPERVSPVIETVSDLDGFVAYIAAEKPDLDPGTILRITRLVTQTYAPEYGLQIEQRQVAAPVRLFKAAGDNLSFLEEATRTLAAPAPVHALAADHYELLKPGGVSELAAAIRRHVPAWQPARPETRNLQEA comes from the coding sequence ATGAGCACTCCTGACTCGCTCCTCTCCACCCCCGTTGCCGCCCGCCCCCAGCAGACAGATATCACCCGCGCGTTGCTGCGCGCCGCGTCGGAACGCACCTCGCTGGTTGATATGCTGATGCTGCAGGTGCGCTGCCGCAGCGAAGAAATTGCGGTCTGCGACGATACCAGCGCGCTGCGCTACAGCGATCTGGCCGAATACGCCGCCCGCCTGGCCGCCCGCCTGAAACGTGCAGGCGTCGGCGCGGGAAGCAGGGTAGGTCTGTTTGCGGACTCCTCCGCCGAAATGATGGCCGGCCTCTGGGGAATTCTGTTCTCCGGCGGCGCCTATTTGCCGCTGGGCACCGATTACCCGGTGGACCGGCTCACCTATATGATCCGCGACGCTGGCGTCGATGTGATCGTCACCCAGGACAAGCTGCGCGGCCGCTTGGCCGAAATGATCCTGCCTGGGGTCACCGTGATCACTCTTGATGCCCTGGATGCAGTCCCCAGCGGAGAAGACAGCGACTGCCTGTGCGGCCCCGCGTTGCTGGAAGACGATCTGGCCTATATGATCTACACCTCCGGCACCACCGGTGCCCCCAAGGGCGTCGGCATTTCCCACGCTGCAATTCTGAACCAGCTGACCTGGCTGCAAACCGAGCAGAAGCTGCGGGTCGGCGAAGTCATCCTGCAAAAGACCCCGGTCAGCTTTGACGCCGCGCAATGGGAGCTGCTGGCAGTCTGCTGCGGCGTTCGGGTGGTGATGGGCCGCCCCGGCGTTTACCGTGATCCGGAAGCACTGATCGAGCAGATCAAACAGCACGGGGTCACCATGCTGCAGGGGGTGCCGACTCTGCTGCAGGCGCTGGTTGACCTGCCGGCATTCGAAAACTGCACCACCCTCACCAGCCTGTTCAGCGGCGGCGAGGCCTTGACCCGAAAACTCGCCACCCGGATTTTTGAAGCCCGCCCCGGTTGCCGGCTGGTCAATCTCTACGGCCCGACCGAATGCACGATCAATGCCACCGCCCAGACCGTGGATCCGGCAGGGCTGGAAAACGGCCCGGAGATGATCCCGATCGGCCAGCCTGCCGCGAACACCAGTTGCTGGGTGCTGGATGAAAACCTGCAGCCGGTTGCCGATGGCGTTTCGGGCGAGCTGTATATCAGCGGCCGCCAGCTGGCCAATGGCTACCACAACCGCGACGAATTGACGGCCGAGCGCTTCATCACCTGGATCAGCCCGGCGGGCGGCATGCCGCTGCGGCTTTACAAAACCGGCGATCTGGTGCGCCGCAATCCGGATGGCGGCCTGCAGTTCCAGGGCCGCGCCGACAACCAGGTCAAATTCCGCGGTTACCGGATTGAACTGGATGAAATCCGCCTGGCCATCGAGAACCACGACTGGGTCAAGGCAGCGGGCGTGTTCATCAAGCCTCATGCCCGCACCGGCCAGCCGGTGCTTGCTGCCGGCATTGAACTGAACCCGCGCGAAGCGCCACTGATGGATCAGGGCAACGCCGGCGCCCACCACCACAGCAAGAAAAGCCGCCTGCAGGTGCGGGCCCAGCTTTCTGGCGCAGGTTTGCGCAGTGCGGCCGAAACCGAAGGGCGCAAGACCTATGCCCTGGCAGGCAAAGAAGCCGGCGCTGCTCAGCGGCAGCTGGCCTTTGCCCGCAAGACCTACCGCTTCTACGAAGGCGGAGAGGTCACGGCCGGGGATGTCCTGTCGGTGCTGACGCAACCGGAGCAGCCTGCCTCCGGCACCGGTGGGCTTGAGCAGCTCAGTGCGCAGGATCTGGGGTATCTGCTCCGCTGGCTTGGCCAGTTCACCAGCGCGGAACGGCTGCTGCCGAAACACGCCTATGCCTCGCCCGGCGCGCTCAATGCAACGCAAGTCTATGTGGAGCTGGCCAATGTGGCAGGGTTTGAACCCGGCTACTACTACTATCACCCGGCCCGGCACGAACTGGTTCAGACCGCGCCGCGCCCAGCTTCGGCCGCACCTGTGATGCAGCTGCATTTCGTGGGCAAGATTCCGGCCATCGAACCGGTCTACAAGAACAACATCCGTGAAGTGCTGGAGTTTGAGACCGGCCATATCCTGGGCTTGATGGATCATATCCTGCCGTCCCATGGCCTGGGTATCGGCGCGGGCACGGATGCTCCGGACGCGCTTCCCCATCTGCACTGCGGCCCGGGCCACGTCTATATCGCCGGCTATGCGGTCACTGCCCATGCAGACCGGCAGACCGAATTGCCGGTGGATTTCTACGTCCAGGCCCATGGCAGCAAAGTCTCCGGGCTGGCGCCGGGGCATTATGCCTATCGCGATGGCGGGCTGCAGCCGTTCTCGCGCCACATCATGGAACAGCGCCACGTGATCGCCATCAACCAGCGTGTCTATCAGCGCGCCAGCGGCATGATCTCGATGGTCAGCCGGGACGCAGAGCGCTGGCACGCCTATATCGACCTGGGCCGCAGCCTGCAGCGGGTGCAGCAGAACAGCTGCCGGATCGGCACCATGTCCTCTGGCTACAGTTCCAAGTCCGGAAACGACCTCGTCGCGGCCACCCGCCTCAAGGAGATCCTGAACGAGCACGGGTTTGCCTGCGGCGCCTGCTACAGCGCGGTATTCGGCAAGGTCAGCGCCGAGCAGATTGCGCATGAAGGCATGCATGAGGACAGCGTGCATATGGAAGGACCGGCTGAACTGATCCGCCGCGATCTGCAGTCACTGCTGCCCGATTACATGGTGCCCAGCAAACTGGCGCTGGTGCCGTCGATCCCCTGCAGCGCGTCGGGCAAAGTGGATGTGAATGCCCTCAAAGCGTTCCCCGAATTCGACGATGCCGCAGCCGAGCGTGAGATCATCAAACCCCGCAACGAAACGGAAACCGCTCTGGCAGAGATCTGGTGCGCGCAAATAGGGCTTGAGGACGTCTCGGTACAGGATGATTTCTTTGAAATCGGCGGCGACTCTCTGAAGGCCGTCAAACTGGTGCAGGGCATCAACCGCGCCTTTGATACCAGCCTGCCGGTGCAGGTGCTGTTCGAGGACACGACAATCGAAGCGCTGGCCCGCCGCTTGACGGAGGGCGGCGCCGGCTCCGGCCTGTCGCGCGCAGTGCCGCTGAAGAAAGGCACCGGCAGCCCGGTGTTCTGCTGGCCCGGCCTTGGCGGGTATCCGATGAACCTGCGCCACCTCGCGCAGGCGCTCGGCACGCCCCGTCCCGTGATCGGCGTGCAGGCCTCCGGAGTGAACCCCGGCGAGCAGGTCTGCGGCTCGATCCAGGACATGGCAGCGCGCGATGCCGAGCTGATCCGGGAGGCGCATCCGGAAGGCCCCTACACGCTTTGGGGATATTCCTTCGGCGCACGGGTGGCCTATGAGACCGCCTATCAGCTGGAGCAGGCAGGCTGCGAGGTGGCGGAGCTGACCCTGATCGCGCCAGGCTCTCCGGAGCTGCCCGGCGGCGATCCGGTACGCGCGGAGGAGGCTGCGCTGTTCCGAGACGCGTCCTTTCTGACCATCCTCTATTCGGTGTTTTCCCAGACCATCGCACCGGAGCGGGTGTCCCCGGTGATTGAGACGGTCTCGGACCTGGACGGCTTCGTGGCGTATATCGCAGCCGAAAAACCCGATCTCGACCCGGGCACGATCTTGCGCATCACCCGGCTGGTGACACAGACCTATGCGCCCGAATACGGGCTGCAGATCGAACAGCGCCAGGTGGCCGCGCCGGTGCGCCTGTTCAAGGCGGCGGGCGACAATCTCTCCTTCCTGGAGGAGGCCACACGCACTCTCGCCGCTCCGGCACCGGTCCACGCGCTGGCTGCCGACCACTATGAGCTGCTCAAACCCGGCGGCGTGTCCGAGCTTGCCGCCGCAATCCGCCGCCACGTTCCGGCATGGCAGCCGGCCCGGCCTGAAACCCGCAACCTGCAAGAGGCCTGA
- a CDS encoding NAD(P)-dependent oxidoreductase: MTTDAISPPPCPALRVAVLGAGLMGAPMARNIAAAGCQVSVWNRTPDKALSLAAPNITPAADPAGAALHADVIVTMLKDASAIADVMSALPDADSVPATPVCWLQMSTVGPADMPGLETLAARKGLTLIDAPVLGTRQPAEAGQLLVLAAGPDSTKEAVQPVLDAVGKATRWLDTAPGMATRLKLALNSWVFALTHGAAESLALARGLGLDPQLVADTLRGGPLDTPFFQMKAQAMASGNFTPAFTIDNAVKDSALIVGAALEAGVRADLAEAGLTRYRRAQAQGHGSADMAATYLASQ; the protein is encoded by the coding sequence ATGACAACCGACGCGATTTCGCCGCCGCCCTGCCCCGCCCTGCGTGTGGCCGTTCTGGGAGCCGGGCTGATGGGCGCACCGATGGCCCGCAACATCGCGGCGGCCGGCTGCCAGGTCAGCGTATGGAACCGGACCCCTGACAAAGCGCTTTCTTTGGCGGCACCGAATATCACTCCGGCTGCGGATCCCGCCGGGGCAGCCCTCCACGCCGATGTCATCGTGACCATGCTGAAAGACGCCAGCGCCATCGCAGACGTGATGTCGGCGCTGCCGGACGCGGACAGCGTGCCCGCTACGCCCGTCTGCTGGCTGCAGATGAGCACAGTCGGGCCGGCCGACATGCCCGGGCTGGAAACGCTGGCGGCCCGCAAGGGGCTCACCTTGATCGACGCGCCGGTGCTTGGCACCCGCCAACCCGCAGAGGCGGGCCAGCTGCTTGTGCTGGCGGCCGGTCCGGACAGCACCAAGGAAGCCGTCCAGCCGGTGCTGGATGCGGTCGGCAAAGCCACCCGCTGGCTCGATACCGCCCCCGGTATGGCGACGCGGCTGAAACTGGCGTTGAACAGCTGGGTCTTCGCTCTGACCCACGGAGCGGCAGAGAGCCTGGCGCTGGCCCGCGGCCTGGGGCTGGACCCGCAACTGGTGGCGGACACTCTGCGCGGCGGGCCGCTGGATACGCCCTTCTTTCAGATGAAAGCCCAGGCCATGGCATCGGGAAATTTCACTCCGGCTTTCACCATCGACAATGCCGTCAAGGACAGTGCCCTGATAGTCGGCGCCGCGCTGGAGGCCGGTGTGAGGGCGGACTTGGCCGAGGCGGGCCTGACCCGGTACAGGCGGGCGCAGGCCCAAGGCCATGGCAGCGCAGATATGGCTGCCACCTACCTCGCCTCGCAGTAG
- a CDS encoding extracellular solute-binding protein, whose translation MRLKIIAAALSAVSAMAGPAAADPGRVLLYNWSGYIAPETAGKFQDATGKRLVLDTYGEADEAEARLLARGTGYDLAVVSSETVGRLVEAGAIRQIGLSGIPNAAAIDQQLMQLYLDATPQAEGYALPYLWGTTGIAYDRGAVLERLPDAPLDSWALVFDPANASKLADCGITIVDSVEEVVAAALAYLGLDPQSRSEQDMEAAFDVLSAIAPYVRSFDVDQYDALLRGEVCLAVTWSTDGLAPLLEQGTDRYHYAMPREGTNLWADLFVIPSDAGDLGAPEQLMDFMLAPEMMAAAARFTNAISSVSFPEAGAGEPGYDSPAAALPPDARGRLYLLPSRSGAEKRLLDRRWRLLQIGM comes from the coding sequence ATGCGCCTGAAGATAATCGCCGCCGCCCTGTCCGCTGTATCTGCGATGGCCGGTCCGGCCGCCGCCGATCCCGGCCGGGTTCTTCTTTATAACTGGAGCGGCTACATCGCCCCGGAAACGGCCGGGAAGTTCCAGGACGCAACCGGCAAGAGGCTGGTGCTCGACACTTACGGCGAGGCCGATGAGGCTGAGGCGCGGCTGCTTGCCCGCGGCACCGGCTACGACCTGGCGGTGGTGTCTTCGGAAACCGTCGGCCGTCTGGTGGAGGCGGGGGCGATCCGGCAGATCGGGCTTTCGGGTATTCCGAACGCGGCGGCCATCGACCAGCAGCTGATGCAGCTCTATCTGGACGCCACGCCGCAGGCTGAGGGCTATGCGCTGCCGTATCTCTGGGGCACCACTGGCATCGCCTATGACCGAGGCGCCGTGCTGGAACGGCTGCCGGATGCGCCGCTTGACAGCTGGGCGCTGGTGTTCGACCCCGCCAACGCCAGCAAGCTTGCGGACTGCGGCATCACGATCGTCGATTCCGTGGAGGAGGTTGTGGCGGCCGCGCTTGCCTATCTTGGCCTGGATCCGCAATCGCGCTCAGAGCAGGACATGGAGGCGGCCTTTGACGTTCTGTCGGCCATTGCGCCCTATGTCCGGTCATTCGATGTGGATCAGTATGATGCCCTGTTGCGCGGCGAGGTCTGCCTGGCCGTCACCTGGAGCACAGACGGGCTGGCGCCGCTGCTGGAGCAGGGGACCGACCGCTATCATTATGCGATGCCCCGGGAGGGCACCAACTTGTGGGCCGACCTGTTTGTCATCCCAAGCGATGCTGGCGATCTCGGCGCGCCGGAGCAACTGATGGATTTCATGCTGGCGCCTGAGATGATGGCGGCGGCGGCGCGGTTCACCAATGCCATCAGCAGCGTTTCATTTCCCGAAGCGGGCGCCGGCGAACCGGGCTATGACAGCCCTGCGGCCGCGCTGCCGCCTGACGCCCGCGGCAGGCTCTATCTTCTGCCCTCCCGCAGCGGGGCGGAAAAGCGCCTTCTGGACCGCCGCTGGAGATTGCTTCAGATCGGGATGTAA
- a CDS encoding maleate cis-trans isomerase family protein, whose amino-acid sequence MSNFLGKRLRVGVAIPSTNTSAQPEMEAMRPVGVTNHIGRMIIDDDSLTHEAGFNRVIENIRSSTPDAIRSLRHCGVGAVIAAVSPDGYWEGHSAHEALHGRLAEAAGGAKIILSADAILAALKALGGIRRIGLISPYLELGDEPVSRFFTDSGIEVAATHGLGGRTPSNISDVTLENLRDAVLDVDGPNVDAIVQVGTNVPMADFAAAAETWIGKPVLSNNAVLYWHALRSCGVTDPIPGRGLLYENH is encoded by the coding sequence ATGAGCAACTTTCTGGGAAAACGGCTGCGCGTCGGTGTCGCCATTCCATCGACCAACACGTCCGCTCAGCCGGAGATGGAGGCCATGCGCCCCGTTGGCGTTACAAACCACATCGGCAGGATGATCATCGACGATGACTCTCTGACCCATGAGGCGGGCTTCAACCGGGTCATTGAAAACATCCGCAGTTCCACGCCGGACGCCATCCGCAGCCTGCGCCATTGCGGCGTTGGGGCGGTCATTGCCGCGGTGTCGCCTGATGGCTATTGGGAGGGCCACTCTGCGCATGAGGCTCTGCATGGCCGTCTTGCGGAAGCAGCAGGGGGTGCAAAGATCATTTTGAGCGCTGATGCCATCCTGGCTGCGCTGAAGGCACTTGGCGGCATCAGGCGAATTGGCCTCATTTCGCCCTATCTGGAACTGGGCGATGAGCCGGTTTCGCGGTTCTTCACCGACAGCGGGATAGAGGTTGCAGCCACGCACGGGCTTGGCGGGCGGACGCCGTCTAACATCTCCGACGTTACCCTGGAAAACCTGCGTGATGCGGTGCTGGACGTTGACGGGCCGAATGTGGACGCCATTGTCCAAGTGGGCACCAATGTTCCCATGGCTGATTTTGCCGCCGCCGCTGAAACCTGGATCGGAAAGCCGGTGCTGTCGAATAATGCGGTTCTTTACTGGCACGCCTTGCGCAGCTGCGGAGTGACCGATCCGATCCCCGGCCGCGGCCTTCTTTACGAAAACCACTGA
- a CDS encoding response regulator produces MTKQRVTRRYLRLRSGIALAILLAAAVAAFCVTLTGHNSVARRADNTMVLDQILVSLAELALAFEAVKDDPGSQQALIAHGRIRRSARPAADSLAALTAPGALAAFSPQAQQILSQPALNPVSELKDILFLAAHLTDPAGDRQAEGDAKAAALAANLSRRLLPVLMEVKDAEARTGRIAAERQLTYALAAVLIGAIGVFVAIRFVHVPMERFIISAQSEIEASRRKAEAASEAKSVFLATMSHEIRTPLNGVLGLAELLNDTALDDNQRHMIRMMIVSGNSLLSIINDVLDLSKAEAGKLEMEAEAFNVRGLCLEVIDLFSARAQSASIGLTLQESAGVSNWHVLGYGTAVRQIVVNLVSNALKFTGSGSVCVMLQELPSGQDGTRVIRIAVKDTGIGVPPEAQERIFEQFAQADATTTTRFGGTGLGLAIVKNLTGAIGGTIALESAEGVGSEFTVEFPVKDVPPPAEVPQPGPVGAVFSKKVLVADDNRVNQMIAGKMLERLGCTVMTAGDGVEAVGLARSWAPDLVLMDVRMPEMDGLDATRAIRAKERELGLPPVPVIGLSANAMSEQRAEGLAAGMDDYLAKPVTKAALAAALTRLWPEEAAAPEASAAEGSSKCA; encoded by the coding sequence ATGACAAAGCAGCGTGTCACGCGAAGATATCTCAGGCTGCGCAGCGGAATTGCCCTGGCGATTTTACTGGCAGCCGCAGTGGCCGCCTTTTGCGTCACCCTGACCGGGCACAACAGCGTCGCCCGGCGGGCGGACAACACAATGGTGCTGGACCAGATCCTGGTCTCTCTCGCCGAGCTGGCGCTGGCGTTTGAAGCCGTTAAGGACGACCCTGGCAGCCAGCAGGCGCTGATCGCGCACGGGCGCATCCGGCGGAGCGCGCGGCCCGCAGCGGACTCGCTTGCCGCGCTGACCGCCCCTGGTGCGCTGGCGGCCTTTTCGCCGCAGGCGCAGCAGATCCTGTCCCAGCCGGCGCTGAACCCGGTATCCGAGCTGAAGGACATTCTGTTCCTGGCTGCGCATCTGACGGATCCCGCCGGAGACCGGCAGGCCGAAGGTGATGCGAAAGCCGCGGCCCTGGCCGCCAATCTGTCCAGGCGGCTGCTGCCGGTGCTGATGGAGGTGAAGGATGCGGAGGCGCGGACCGGCCGGATCGCGGCGGAGCGGCAGCTGACCTATGCGCTGGCGGCGGTGCTGATCGGGGCCATAGGGGTATTTGTCGCCATCCGGTTCGTGCATGTGCCAATGGAGCGGTTCATCATCAGCGCGCAGTCGGAGATCGAGGCAAGCCGGCGCAAGGCGGAGGCGGCGTCGGAGGCCAAATCCGTGTTTCTGGCGACGATGAGCCACGAAATCCGGACCCCGCTGAATGGTGTGCTGGGCCTGGCGGAGCTGCTGAACGACACCGCGCTTGATGACAATCAGCGCCATATGATCCGGATGATGATCGTCAGCGGGAACTCTCTGCTGAGCATCATCAACGACGTCCTGGACCTGTCCAAGGCCGAGGCCGGCAAGCTGGAGATGGAGGCCGAGGCGTTCAACGTCCGGGGTCTGTGCCTGGAGGTGATTGACCTGTTTTCAGCTCGCGCCCAGAGCGCCAGCATCGGCTTGACCTTGCAGGAGAGCGCCGGGGTCAGCAATTGGCATGTGCTGGGATACGGCACCGCGGTGCGCCAGATCGTCGTGAACCTGGTCAGCAACGCGCTGAAGTTCACCGGCAGCGGCTCGGTCTGCGTCATGCTGCAGGAACTTCCCTCAGGTCAGGACGGCACCCGGGTGATCCGGATAGCCGTCAAGGACACCGGAATCGGGGTGCCGCCGGAAGCCCAGGAACGGATTTTCGAGCAATTCGCGCAGGCCGATGCCACCACCACCACGCGGTTTGGCGGAACGGGGCTGGGGCTGGCGATTGTCAAAAACCTCACCGGGGCGATCGGCGGCACGATTGCGCTGGAAAGCGCGGAGGGCGTGGGATCGGAGTTCACCGTGGAGTTTCCGGTGAAAGATGTGCCGCCTCCGGCCGAAGTGCCCCAGCCCGGGCCGGTTGGTGCCGTGTTCAGCAAGAAGGTGTTGGTTGCCGACGACAACCGGGTCAACCAGATGATCGCGGGCAAGATGCTGGAGCGTCTGGGCTGCACCGTGATGACAGCAGGCGACGGCGTGGAGGCTGTCGGGCTGGCGCGCAGCTGGGCGCCGGATCTGGTGCTGATGGATGTGCGGATGCCGGAGATGGACGGTCTAGACGCCACCCGGGCGATCCGGGCCAAAGAGCGGGAGCTGGGCCTGCCGCCGGTGCCGGTCATCGGATTGTCAGCCAATGCGATGAGCGAGCAGCGCGCCGAGGGCCTGGCGGCGGGCATGGACGACTATCTGGCAAAACCTGTCACCAAAGCAGCGCTGGCGGCCGCCCTGACCCGGCTGTGGCCGGAAGAGGCCGCCGCGCCCGAGGCCTCCGCAGCGGAAGGAAGTTCAAAATGCGCCTGA
- a CDS encoding response regulator, translating into MTPRSSGASPHGDLKILLVEDDTGDAKAVLRAFRKVRISNTITRAADGIEALDILRGTGGKERIQPPFVLLADINMPRMNGIDLVRELRKDPELSGTAVFFLTTSRHDQDIDAAYGLNAAGYIVKETAGRDFLQLVEMVGRYWRIVEFPAAAT; encoded by the coding sequence ATGACACCCCGCAGCAGCGGCGCCAGCCCCCACGGAGACCTGAAAATTCTCCTGGTTGAAGACGACACCGGCGATGCCAAAGCCGTCCTGCGGGCTTTCCGCAAGGTCCGCATTTCCAACACGATCACCCGGGCGGCCGACGGCATCGAAGCCCTGGACATCTTGCGGGGCACGGGCGGAAAGGAGCGGATCCAGCCGCCGTTTGTGCTGCTCGCAGACATCAACATGCCGCGGATGAACGGCATCGACCTTGTCCGGGAACTGCGCAAGGACCCTGAACTCAGCGGCACGGCGGTGTTCTTCCTGACCACCTCCCGCCATGACCAGGACATTGATGCGGCCTACGGCTTGAATGCCGCAGGCTATATCGTAAAGGAGACAGCCGGGCGCGATTTTCTGCAGCTCGTCGAGATGGTCGGCCGTTATTGGCGGATCGTCGAATTCCCCGCGGCGGCAACCTGA
- a CDS encoding TetR/AcrR family transcriptional regulator: MVEHIMRPREFDEGAVVDAVMRTFWRNGYAATSMNDLVAATGLSRSTIYNSFGGKKTLFALALKEYRRATTGNVAKISRSSDVRGSLRALLISIVDDELSDHEGFGCFAANSSLEISGRDPELSALVAQHFQRLESGLLRLLRHGQKTGEISPEQDCEMLSRYFVAVIQGIRVVSKGLPAASRQPYLHSIVEASIATV; the protein is encoded by the coding sequence ATGGTTGAGCACATCATGAGGCCCAGAGAATTTGATGAAGGTGCGGTGGTTGACGCTGTGATGCGCACATTCTGGCGCAATGGCTATGCCGCAACCTCGATGAATGATCTGGTGGCAGCAACCGGCCTGTCCCGCAGCACCATATACAATTCCTTTGGCGGCAAAAAAACGCTTTTCGCGCTGGCTCTTAAGGAATACCGGAGAGCAACCACCGGGAATGTCGCGAAGATCTCCCGCTCCTCTGATGTGCGCGGCAGCCTCCGGGCATTGCTGATATCAATCGTTGATGACGAGTTGAGCGACCACGAGGGCTTTGGCTGCTTTGCCGCCAACAGCAGCCTGGAGATTTCCGGCCGGGATCCGGAACTCAGCGCGCTGGTCGCACAGCATTTCCAGCGGCTGGAGAGCGGACTGCTGCGCCTCCTGAGGCACGGCCAAAAGACCGGCGAAATTTCGCCTGAACAGGACTGCGAAATGCTATCCAGGTATTTTGTTGCGGTAATTCAGGGAATTAGGGTCGTCAGCAAGGGGCTTCCGGCAGCCTCCCGCCAGCCCTATCTGCACAGTATCGTCGAAGCCTCCATCGCCACGGTGTAA